In Rubrivirga marina, the following are encoded in one genomic region:
- a CDS encoding choice-of-anchor V domain-containing protein, protein MSIRTLASSVVAAGAALALSAVVVLAPTPAASKASGAVAGFAGDPGSNGGDRACTLCHGTNALNSGEGGVTVEVDPMVEPGATVPITVTVDNQTEPASEGSRRQGFEAVVRDAETGELWGRAVLTDATVTRYAEGDTDEAYVTHTLEGTSKSSWTFAWEPGMERSGTARVYVAGNAADGNGTSSGDHIYTTTSDVVVGPVAAEGGPEAAFAVGAARPNPVRRGAAARLALSLDRPGPVAATLVDGLGRTVRQVAEAERAAGASVLAVSAAGLAPGTYFVVVDGPGGRRTQPLVVIR, encoded by the coding sequence ATGTCGATTCGCACGCTCGCGTCCTCCGTCGTGGCGGCCGGCGCCGCCCTGGCCCTGTCCGCCGTCGTCGTCCTCGCGCCGACGCCGGCCGCGTCCAAGGCGAGCGGCGCGGTCGCCGGGTTCGCGGGCGATCCCGGCTCCAACGGCGGCGACCGGGCCTGCACGCTCTGCCACGGCACCAACGCGCTGAACTCGGGCGAAGGCGGCGTGACCGTCGAGGTCGACCCGATGGTGGAGCCGGGTGCGACGGTCCCGATCACGGTCACGGTCGACAACCAGACGGAGCCGGCGTCGGAGGGCTCGCGGCGGCAGGGGTTCGAGGCCGTCGTCCGCGACGCCGAGACGGGGGAGCTGTGGGGCCGCGCGGTCCTCACCGACGCGACGGTCACGCGCTACGCCGAGGGCGACACGGACGAGGCCTACGTCACCCACACCCTGGAAGGGACCTCTAAGTCGTCGTGGACCTTCGCCTGGGAGCCGGGGATGGAGCGGAGCGGGACAGCCCGCGTCTACGTGGCCGGCAACGCGGCGGACGGGAACGGCACGAGCTCCGGCGATCACATCTACACGACGACCTCCGACGTGGTCGTGGGTCCGGTGGCCGCTGAGGGCGGGCCCGAGGCGGCGTTCGCCGTCGGCGCGGCCCGACCGAACCCGGTCCGCCGTGGCGCCGCCGCCCGCCTCGCGCTGTCGCTCGACCGCCCCGGCCCGGTCGCGGCCACCCTCGTGGACGGCCTCGGCCGGACGGTCCGCCAGGTCGCCGAGGCGGAGCGGGCCGCGGGCGCCTCGGTGCTCGCCGTCTCGGCGGCCGGCCTCGCGCCCGGGACCTACTTCGTGGTCGTTGACGGCCCGGGGGGACGGCGCACGCAGCCCCTGGTGGTCATCCGGTAG
- a CDS encoding prolyl oligopeptidase family serine peptidase, producing the protein MRPALVFALLALAGPALAQRMSPLTIEQITQRPEDWIGAWPSEPYWTEAGDAVYFEWNPDGRFPADSLFRVDPAGGEPEAVPADVRRGLPPRFEGWAADGRYSPDGTRRAFTRGGDVYVYDRATGRTERITRTPARESSPRYLADGALVFRRGDALVGLVGGAVVQLTDLRTGTEPADPSPSDRAAYLRDQQRRLFDVIRQRALQDSLAEAAREREALDADAPPTFYLGDQSVGQLAADAGGRFVAFTLSDQPDPEPTLLINYVTETGVAAEIEARPKVGAPRVGADLYVQDLARDTTVRIDLTTLPGAFDPSDFSDAPADSARMFQPWLAWSPEPGVAVVDVRTIDNKDRWIARLDAATGVLTTLDRQRDEAWVGGPGISWWGGSSAGGFLPDGRYWFQSERTGWSHLYAADLARGTVEALTEGPFEVEEAILSADGETWILETSEGDLGQRQVWTMPNARGGFARRRQVTEAVGKWDVAVAPDGERLAFLHSTSTRPPEVHVGRLGGEIERVTDSVRDEWAAYPWREAEIVEIPASDDLAVPARIYRPDDPNGAAVLFVHGAGYLQNAHRWWSSYFREYQFHNLLADLGYVVLDVDYRASAGYGRDWRTAVYRHMGGRDLQDYVDASAWLGDEFGIPPERVAIYGGSYGGFLTLMALFTEPEHFGGGAALRSVTDWAHYNDTYTRNILNTPLQDPEAYRRSSPIEFAAGLEDPLLMTHGLVDDNVQPQDIFRLTQRLIELGKRDWELAIAPVEPHGYVEPTSWADKLHRILDLFEHAVGPERGDESEG; encoded by the coding sequence ATGCGCCCCGCCCTCGTCTTCGCCCTGCTGGCCCTCGCCGGCCCCGCGCTCGCGCAGCGCATGTCGCCGCTCACCATCGAGCAGATCACCCAGCGGCCCGAGGACTGGATCGGCGCGTGGCCGTCGGAGCCGTACTGGACCGAGGCCGGCGACGCGGTCTACTTCGAGTGGAACCCCGACGGGCGCTTTCCGGCCGACTCCCTCTTCCGCGTCGACCCGGCCGGCGGCGAACCCGAGGCGGTCCCGGCCGACGTCCGCCGGGGCCTCCCGCCGCGCTTCGAGGGCTGGGCCGCCGACGGCCGGTACTCGCCCGACGGCACGCGCCGGGCGTTCACGCGCGGCGGCGACGTCTACGTCTACGACCGCGCGACCGGCCGCACGGAGCGGATCACCCGGACGCCCGCCCGCGAGTCGTCCCCGCGCTACCTCGCCGACGGCGCGCTCGTCTTCCGCCGGGGGGACGCGCTCGTCGGACTGGTGGGCGGCGCGGTCGTCCAGCTCACCGACCTCCGGACGGGCACGGAGCCGGCTGACCCGTCGCCGTCCGACCGCGCGGCCTACCTCCGCGACCAGCAGCGGCGGCTGTTCGACGTGATCCGCCAGCGCGCGCTCCAGGACTCGCTCGCCGAGGCCGCCCGCGAGCGCGAGGCCCTCGACGCCGACGCCCCGCCCACGTTCTACCTCGGCGACCAGTCCGTCGGCCAGCTCGCCGCCGACGCGGGCGGGCGGTTCGTGGCCTTCACGCTCTCCGACCAGCCCGACCCCGAGCCGACGCTCCTCATCAACTACGTGACGGAGACCGGCGTGGCCGCCGAGATCGAGGCCCGGCCGAAGGTCGGCGCCCCGCGCGTCGGGGCCGACCTCTACGTCCAGGATCTCGCCCGCGACACGACGGTCCGGATCGACCTCACGACACTTCCCGGCGCCTTCGACCCGTCCGATTTCTCCGACGCCCCCGCCGACTCCGCCCGGATGTTCCAGCCGTGGCTCGCGTGGAGTCCCGAGCCCGGCGTCGCCGTCGTCGACGTCCGGACGATCGACAACAAGGACCGCTGGATCGCCCGCCTCGACGCCGCGACGGGCGTCCTCACGACGCTCGACCGCCAGCGCGACGAGGCGTGGGTCGGCGGGCCCGGCATCTCGTGGTGGGGCGGGTCGAGCGCAGGCGGCTTCCTCCCAGACGGCCGCTACTGGTTCCAATCGGAGCGGACCGGCTGGAGCCACCTCTACGCGGCCGACCTCGCCCGCGGGACGGTCGAGGCGCTGACGGAGGGGCCGTTCGAGGTCGAGGAGGCGATCCTGTCGGCCGACGGCGAAACGTGGATCCTCGAAACGTCGGAGGGGGACCTCGGCCAGCGGCAGGTCTGGACGATGCCGAACGCGCGCGGCGGCTTCGCGCGGCGGCGGCAGGTCACGGAGGCAGTCGGGAAGTGGGACGTGGCCGTCGCGCCCGACGGCGAGCGGCTCGCGTTCCTCCACTCGACCTCGACGCGGCCGCCGGAGGTCCACGTCGGCCGCCTCGGCGGCGAGATCGAGCGGGTCACAGACTCGGTGCGTGACGAGTGGGCGGCGTACCCGTGGCGCGAGGCCGAGATCGTCGAGATCCCGGCGTCCGACGACCTGGCGGTGCCCGCGCGGATCTACCGGCCCGACGACCCGAACGGCGCGGCCGTCCTGTTCGTCCACGGCGCCGGCTACCTCCAGAACGCGCACCGCTGGTGGAGCAGCTACTTCCGCGAGTACCAGTTCCACAACCTCCTGGCCGATCTCGGCTACGTCGTCCTCGACGTCGACTACCGGGCCTCGGCCGGCTACGGCCGCGACTGGCGGACGGCCGTCTACCGTCACATGGGCGGGCGCGACCTCCAGGACTACGTCGACGCCAGCGCGTGGCTCGGCGACGAGTTCGGGATCCCGCCAGAGCGCGTCGCGATCTACGGCGGCTCGTACGGCGGCTTCCTCACGTTGATGGCCCTGTTCACGGAGCCCGAGCACTTCGGCGGCGGCGCCGCGCTCCGCAGCGTGACCGACTGGGCCCACTACAACGACACGTACACGCGCAACATCCTCAACACGCCGCTCCAGGATCCCGAGGCCTATCGGCGGTCGTCGCCCATCGAGTTCGCCGCCGGCCTTGAGGACCCGCTCCTCATGACCCACGGCCTCGTCGACGACAACGTCCAGCCGCAGGACATCTTCCGGCTGACGCAGCGGCTCATCGAGCTCGGCAAGCGGGACTGGGAGCTGGCGATCGCGCCCGTCGAGCCCCACGGCTACGTCGAGCCGACGTCGTGGGCCGACAAGCTCCACCGGATCCTCGACCTGTTCGAGCACGCCGTCGGGCCGGAGCGCGGCGACGAGAGCGAGGGCTGA
- the ggt gene encoding gamma-glutamyltransferase, with protein MRRRLPLVLSVLLVASACRAQRSPTADPARAERGMVVSAEINASEAGVEVMRGGGNAVDAAVATGFALAVTFPVAGNIGGGGFMVIRFPDGTATTIDYRETAPTGATRDMYVDDSTGQIRPDLSRRGHLASGVPGAVAGLLKAHEQYGQAPLADVMAPAIRLAEGYPLSRAEAELMNAYAGRFSAYPGTVRHFTQEGGYEAGETFRQPELAAALRRIRDEGRDGFYRGETADLLVAEMERGGGLIDHADLEGYEAVEREPVTGDYRGHRIISMPPPSSGGVALIQMLDSVEPFDVGALGFNSSATVHLLGEAMRRAFADRAEYLGDPDFSDIPTEELIDEDYTRERMASFDPVKADSSTGVGAGLHESMQTTHYSVVDADGMAVSVTTTLNGGFGSLVVVEGAGFFLNNEMDDFTSAPGEPNMFGLVQGEANAIAPGKRMLSSMTPTIVEDPEGRLMLVVGSPGGPRIITAVYQTILNVIDHGMDVQEAVAAPRVHHQWLPDELDYENQGLALDVVVALQERGWALDESGGYWARVDAIEVVYDEATSTTDPSGLDAVTAEAAGRVLYGGADPRGEDAAAGY; from the coding sequence ATGCGCCGCCGTCTCCCGCTCGTCCTGTCCGTCCTCCTCGTCGCGTCCGCGTGCCGCGCGCAGCGGTCGCCGACGGCGGACCCCGCGCGGGCCGAGCGCGGGATGGTCGTCTCGGCGGAGATCAACGCCTCCGAGGCCGGCGTGGAGGTCATGCGGGGGGGCGGCAACGCGGTTGACGCGGCGGTGGCGACTGGCTTCGCGCTCGCCGTCACGTTCCCCGTGGCCGGCAACATCGGCGGCGGCGGGTTCATGGTGATCCGGTTCCCCGACGGGACCGCCACGACCATCGACTACCGCGAGACGGCGCCCACCGGCGCCACGCGCGACATGTACGTCGACGACTCGACGGGCCAGATCCGGCCCGACCTCAGCCGTCGAGGGCACCTCGCGAGCGGCGTGCCGGGCGCCGTCGCCGGCCTCCTCAAAGCCCATGAGCAGTATGGTCAGGCGCCGCTCGCCGACGTGATGGCGCCCGCCATCCGGCTCGCGGAGGGCTACCCGCTCAGCCGCGCCGAGGCGGAGCTGATGAACGCCTACGCCGGCCGGTTCTCGGCGTACCCCGGGACGGTCCGCCACTTCACGCAGGAGGGGGGCTACGAGGCCGGCGAGACGTTCCGCCAGCCTGAGTTGGCCGCCGCGCTCCGCCGGATCCGCGACGAGGGCCGCGACGGGTTCTACCGCGGCGAGACGGCCGACCTCCTCGTCGCCGAGATGGAGCGGGGGGGAGGTCTCATCGACCACGCCGACCTCGAGGGCTACGAGGCCGTCGAGCGCGAGCCCGTGACGGGCGACTACCGCGGCCACCGCATCATCTCCATGCCGCCGCCGTCGTCGGGCGGCGTGGCGCTCATCCAGATGCTCGATTCGGTCGAGCCGTTCGACGTCGGCGCGCTCGGGTTCAACTCGTCGGCGACGGTCCACCTCCTGGGGGAGGCGATGCGCCGGGCCTTCGCCGATCGCGCCGAGTACCTCGGCGACCCCGACTTCTCGGACATCCCGACCGAGGAACTCATCGACGAGGACTACACGCGCGAGCGGATGGCGTCGTTCGACCCCGTCAAGGCCGACTCCAGCACGGGCGTCGGCGCCGGCCTCCACGAGTCGATGCAGACGACGCACTACTCGGTCGTCGACGCCGATGGGATGGCGGTCTCGGTCACCACGACGCTCAACGGCGGGTTCGGCTCGCTGGTCGTGGTCGAGGGCGCCGGGTTCTTCCTCAACAACGAGATGGACGACTTCACGTCGGCGCCCGGCGAGCCCAATATGTTCGGGCTCGTGCAGGGCGAGGCCAACGCGATCGCGCCGGGCAAGCGGATGCTCTCGTCCATGACGCCGACGATCGTGGAGGACCCCGAGGGCCGGCTGATGCTCGTCGTCGGGAGCCCCGGCGGCCCGCGCATCATCACGGCCGTGTACCAGACGATCCTCAACGTGATCGACCACGGGATGGACGTCCAGGAGGCCGTCGCCGCGCCGCGCGTCCACCACCAGTGGCTCCCCGACGAGTTGGACTACGAAAACCAGGGGCTCGCGCTCGACGTGGTCGTCGCGCTCCAGGAGCGCGGGTGGGCGCTCGACGAGTCGGGCGGCTACTGGGCCCGCGTCGATGCCATCGAGGTCGTCTACGACGAGGCCACGTCCACGACCGACCCCTCCGGCCTCGACGCCGTGACCGCCGAGGCGGCGGGGCGCGTCCTTTACGGCGGCGCCGATCCGCGCGGCGAGGACGCGGCGGCGGGCTACTGA
- a CDS encoding PAS domain-containing protein → MPAALLFAADAGGALHVVAAVGTWGGDAVALRALAETLGGDGVDVLDVAGAIEGARFAAGARLGDGEGVLLVLAPDDRVPDEAWTEAFATSVQLALGLVRSVPSRLVPGRLLHEVAVHPGTFEDRLDLALQRAAETLGLDGAAFALVEDGQWAPHTVFDPAGALVPIRPVPAESTFCAVTARTDGPFAVEDAAAAPLGIDTPAAYLGAPVFVGGRCVGTFSVVGRTPRPKPFSDDDRALVESLARWVGSSLNGVMTARRLADREADLAAFFDGAPMGMGVTRLLDGDLLFVRVNAVAAAALGSTPDAIAGRLASELGLGGRLGRDLARRWLDASRAALAEGTPQAFDAEVETDRGLRTLAATVSPIVDVEGDARCAFVVEDVSRRRAAERAPTSDSPVEALLALAPLALFATDSKGRLVLSRGRALDLLGLDAETSAGRPLADLFADAPGAASGIAAALAGGDATWTADVGDRTFEVRILARSGRGGRPQGLVGVALDVTNRTGGPPDSSEARRELLKHLDREIRSPLTSILGYADLIGADASAEDLCEVRGVIERAGDRLMAALDELALLGGDAVVAQPTPTDVCAVVTRVAEESRPAAEARRIAMNVWCTLPEAPLLVDAALFEKLVRHLVSGAVAAADGPRVDVEVRAFGPEAFEFSVTGGVPTDALGLRAGYVPRLAEALGGTAHRIEGARPGWALHLPRQPVPFVEIPEPWSADGTPGEAPAMALVDPAA, encoded by the coding sequence GTGCCGGCGGCGCTCCTGTTCGCCGCCGACGCGGGGGGCGCGCTCCACGTCGTGGCCGCCGTCGGGACGTGGGGCGGCGACGCCGTCGCGCTGCGCGCCCTCGCCGAGACGCTCGGCGGCGACGGCGTCGACGTGCTCGACGTCGCGGGCGCCATCGAGGGCGCCCGGTTCGCCGCGGGCGCCCGCCTCGGCGACGGCGAGGGCGTCCTCCTCGTGCTCGCCCCCGACGACCGGGTCCCCGACGAGGCCTGGACCGAGGCGTTCGCGACGTCGGTCCAACTGGCGCTCGGGCTCGTCCGGTCCGTCCCGAGCCGCCTCGTCCCGGGCCGCCTGCTCCACGAGGTGGCCGTCCACCCCGGCACGTTCGAGGACCGGCTCGACCTCGCCCTCCAGCGGGCCGCCGAGACGCTCGGCCTCGACGGCGCGGCCTTCGCCCTCGTCGAGGACGGCCAGTGGGCCCCGCACACCGTGTTCGACCCTGCTGGCGCCCTCGTCCCGATCCGGCCCGTCCCGGCCGAGAGCACCTTCTGCGCCGTCACGGCCCGGACGGACGGCCCGTTCGCCGTCGAGGACGCTGCCGCGGCCCCGCTCGGCATCGACACGCCGGCGGCGTATCTCGGGGCGCCCGTGTTCGTCGGCGGCCGGTGCGTCGGGACCTTCAGCGTGGTCGGGCGGACGCCCCGGCCAAAGCCGTTCTCCGACGACGACCGCGCGCTCGTGGAGTCGCTGGCGCGGTGGGTCGGCTCGTCGCTCAACGGCGTCATGACCGCCCGCCGGCTCGCCGACCGCGAGGCCGACCTCGCCGCCTTCTTCGACGGCGCCCCGATGGGGATGGGCGTGACGCGCCTTCTCGACGGAGACCTCCTGTTCGTCCGCGTCAACGCCGTCGCGGCGGCGGCGCTGGGCTCGACGCCGGACGCCATCGCGGGCCGCCTCGCCTCCGAGCTCGGCCTCGGCGGTCGGCTCGGCCGCGACCTGGCCCGGCGCTGGCTCGACGCGTCGCGCGCCGCGCTCGCCGAGGGGACGCCCCAGGCCTTCGACGCCGAGGTCGAGACCGACCGCGGGCTCCGCACCCTCGCCGCGACCGTCTCGCCCATCGTCGACGTCGAGGGCGACGCCCGGTGCGCCTTCGTGGTGGAAGACGTGTCGCGCCGCCGCGCCGCCGAGCGGGCGCCCACGAGTGACAGCCCCGTCGAGGCGCTCCTCGCGCTGGCGCCCCTCGCCCTCTTCGCCACCGACTCCAAAGGCCGCCTCGTCCTGAGCCGCGGACGGGCGCTCGACCTCCTCGGGCTCGACGCCGAGACGTCGGCCGGCCGGCCGCTCGCCGACCTGTTCGCCGACGCCCCGGGCGCGGCCTCCGGAATCGCCGCCGCGCTCGCCGGCGGCGACGCGACGTGGACCGCCGACGTCGGCGACCGAACGTTCGAGGTCCGCATCTTGGCACGTTCGGGGCGCGGCGGTCGGCCTCAAGGCCTCGTCGGGGTCGCGCTCGACGTGACCAACCGCACCGGCGGCCCACCGGACTCCTCTGAGGCCCGCCGCGAGCTCCTCAAGCACCTCGACCGCGAAATCCGCTCCCCGCTCACCTCGATCCTCGGCTACGCCGACCTCATCGGCGCCGACGCCTCAGCGGAGGACCTCTGCGAAGTCCGCGGGGTGATCGAGCGGGCCGGCGACCGGCTCATGGCCGCGCTCGACGAACTGGCCCTTCTCGGCGGCGACGCCGTCGTGGCCCAGCCGACCCCCACCGACGTCTGCGCGGTCGTGACGCGCGTGGCGGAGGAGAGCCGCCCCGCTGCCGAGGCCCGGCGGATCGCGATGAACGTGTGGTGCACGCTGCCCGAGGCCCCGCTCCTCGTCGACGCCGCCCTGTTCGAGAAGCTCGTCCGGCACCTCGTGAGCGGCGCCGTCGCCGCCGCCGACGGGCCCCGCGTCGACGTCGAGGTGCGCGCCTTCGGCCCGGAGGCCTTCGAGTTTTCCGTCACCGGCGGCGTTCCGACCGACGCGCTCGGGCTCCGCGCGGGCTACGTCCCCCGGCTCGCCGAGGCGCTCGGTGGGACGGCCCACCGCATCGAGGGCGCGCGCCCCGGCTGGGCGCTCCACCTGCCCCGCCAGCCCGTCCCGTTCGTCGAGATCCCCGAGCCCTGGAGCGCCGACGGGACGCCCGGTGAAGCCCCGGCGATGGCCCTCGTCGATCCGGCGGCCTAG
- a CDS encoding PQQ-dependent sugar dehydrogenase — MIRPIASAVLALALAASPAAQPAPVTIEEATPGTSFRRPVGVEQAPGQPDRLYVIEKGVADREPRIVSVVPGEVSQAVFLDLDGKVYTEGEAGLLGLAFHPDYADNGRVFVYYTAPVGEPEVGVRVIVSRVVEFTRSESDPLRVDPESERLLLAVDQPEYYHNAGTIDFGPDGLLYIALGDGGGVGDPFGNGQDPTTLLGSLLRIDVDDAPEGAPYRIPDSNPFALTDGPERDEIFAYGFRNPFKFDAGPFGVWAGDVGAGDWEEIDLVEAGGNYGWNRVEGPDCYCPPGPTCDPCDLDAYEAPVYAYPHTPEFGNSITGGFVVEDPSVALYRHYVYGDFVTGRVWAMPIDDPVPFLLAETFPKEDGSEGSINVSSIDPAPGGGLYVTDFIGGTIYSLNLLAVATEAGPDAPAVLSLAGPNPFRLGTAVRLDTSGPVRVALVDALGREVAVLWDGLAPDRAIRVPGADLAPGVYAVVATIGGRRDLLRVVRTR; from the coding sequence ATGATCCGACCGATTGCCTCGGCGGTCCTGGCGCTCGCCCTCGCCGCGTCGCCCGCCGCTCAGCCCGCCCCCGTCACCATTGAGGAGGCGACGCCCGGCACGTCGTTCCGCCGCCCGGTGGGCGTGGAGCAGGCGCCCGGCCAGCCGGACCGCCTCTACGTCATCGAGAAGGGCGTCGCGGACCGCGAGCCACGCATCGTATCGGTCGTTCCGGGTGAGGTCTCACAGGCCGTGTTCCTCGACCTCGATGGGAAGGTGTACACCGAAGGCGAGGCCGGCCTCCTCGGCCTCGCGTTCCACCCGGACTATGCCGACAACGGCCGGGTGTTCGTCTATTACACGGCGCCCGTGGGGGAGCCGGAGGTCGGCGTCCGGGTGATCGTGTCGCGCGTGGTCGAGTTCACTCGCTCCGAGTCCGACCCCCTCCGCGTCGATCCCGAGAGCGAGCGGCTCCTCCTGGCGGTCGACCAGCCCGAATACTACCACAACGCGGGGACGATTGACTTCGGCCCCGACGGCCTCCTTTACATCGCGCTCGGCGACGGGGGCGGCGTCGGCGACCCGTTCGGGAACGGGCAGGACCCGACGACGCTCCTCGGGTCGCTCCTCCGGATCGACGTCGACGACGCGCCGGAGGGGGCGCCGTACCGGATCCCCGACTCGAACCCGTTCGCGCTGACCGACGGGCCCGAGCGCGACGAGATCTTCGCCTACGGCTTCCGCAACCCGTTCAAGTTCGACGCCGGCCCGTTCGGCGTGTGGGCGGGGGACGTGGGGGCCGGGGACTGGGAGGAGATCGACCTCGTCGAAGCCGGTGGGAACTATGGTTGGAACCGCGTCGAGGGGCCCGACTGCTACTGCCCCCCTGGGCCGACTTGCGACCCCTGCGACCTCGATGCCTACGAGGCGCCGGTCTACGCCTACCCCCATACGCCCGAGTTCGGCAACTCGATCACGGGCGGGTTCGTGGTCGAGGACCCCTCGGTCGCGCTGTACCGGCACTACGTCTACGGCGACTTCGTGACGGGCCGCGTGTGGGCGATGCCCATCGACGACCCGGTGCCCTTCCTCCTCGCCGAGACCTTCCCCAAGGAGGACGGGAGCGAAGGGTCCATCAACGTGTCGTCGATCGATCCGGCTCCGGGCGGGGGCCTCTATGTCACCGACTTTATCGGCGGGACGATCTACTCCCTCAACCTGCTCGCCGTCGCCACCGAGGCGGGCCCGGACGCGCCGGCGGTGCTGTCGCTGGCCGGCCCGAACCCGTTCCGCCTCGGGACGGCCGTCCGCCTGGACACGTCCGGCCCCGTCCGCGTCGCGCTCGTCGACGCGCTCGGCCGCGAGGTCGCCGTGCTCTGGGACGGCCTGGCGCCGGACCGGGCGATCCGCGTCCCCGGCGCCGACCTCGCGCCCGGCGTGTACGCGGTCGTCGCGACGATCGGTGGCCGCCGCGACCTCCTCCGCGTCGTGCGCACGCGATGA